The following DNA comes from Mucilaginibacter jinjuensis.
ATCAAGAATAAGAAAACAATTAACCTAAATAGATGTATTTGCGGCTTTTTGAAGGTGTAAATAAGGTTCAAAGTGTGCTTTTGACACAAATTTATCATTGAAAATCACCAAAATGTAAGTGTTAAGGTGTTTGGCCGGGTAATGTAGTTTTAGATAAACTTGATAAATGCTAAATGACTATAAATTCTATAGGATAATTTAGATATTCTATAGAATTATGCATGAGCTTTTTGAAAGCAGGTACAATAGCATTGATGTTCCAGTAGTCCCGCTTTGCGCTTATACTGCACGAGGCATTAAGCGCGAGGCCGGTATCCGCTGCAATCGGGTTTAGGAATGTGCGGGTAACCACCGTAAGCACGTCATTGCGAGGTACGAAGCAATCGCGAACTTTATAGAGCCGCTCTGTATATCGGGGATTGCTTCGTACCTCGCAATGACGAGTTGGTAATAAACAAAGAAGGGAGGCTTGATTCCTCCCTTCTTTGTTTATGCTTTTTTCTCCGCCTTCCCTACATGTACAATCATCGATTGTATCTTAATCTCTTTCTGAATATGCTTATTCGTATTCACCTCTTTATGTAAATGCGGTGCAATTACCAAAGACACGATCGACATCAGCTTAATCAAAATATTCATCGATGGACCGGAGGTGTCCTTGAATGGATCGCCCACGGTATCACCGGTAACTGAAGCTTTGTGTGGTTCCGATTTTTTGTAGTAGATCTCACCGTTGATCTCTACGCCTTTCTCGAATGATTTTTTGGCGTTATCCCATGCACCACCGGCATTGCTCTGGAACATACCCATCAGCACGCCCGATACGGTTACACCGGCCAGCAAACCACCCAATACTTCGGGGCCGAATGCAAAACCGATAATGATGGGAGTGATCAATGCAATAGCTCCGGGCGCAATCATTTCGCGGATTGATGCCTGGGTTGAGATTGCCACGCATTTCTCATACTCGGGTTTGGCTTTGTATTCCATAATACCCGGTATCTCGCGGAACTGACGGCGAACCTCTTCTACCATCGACATCGCTGCACGACCTACCGCCGCAATACATAATGCCGAGAAAATGAAAGGAATCATCCCACCTACAAACAGTCCGGCCAGTACATCAGCCTTGTAAATATCGATATGATCGATGCCCGCTACACCTACAAAAGCCGCAAATAAAGCCAGTGAAGTTAAAGCTGCAGATGCAATGGCAAATCCCTTACCTGTGGCAGCAGTAGTGTTACCTACAGCATCCAGGTTGTCTGTACGGTGGCGTACTTCTTCGGGTAACTGGTTCATTTCGGCAATACCACCTGCGTTGTCGGCAATTGGCCCGAAAGCATCGATGGCCAGTTGCATAGCAGTGGTTGCCATCATACCTGCGGCAGCAATAGCCACACCGTATAAACCGGCAAAGTGATATGATCCATAGATACCCGATGCTAATACCAAAATAGGTAACACGGTTGATTCCATCCCAACAGCCAAACCTGCAATAATATTGGTAGCATGTCCGGTTGATGATTGACGAATAATAGTCATCACCGGGCGTTTACCCATAGCGGTATAATATTCGGTAATGATCGACATCAGTGTACCCACAATCAATCCCACAACAATCGACAGAAACACACCTGTCTTGGTAAATACCAGTGATCCTGCTTTGATGTTACCGCTAATATCCAAATCGCGGGTGAGGTATAAATTACCTTCGGGCAGTAACCATCTCACGGCAAAGAACGTGGCAATGGCAGTTAATACAATTGCCATCCAGTTGCCAATATTTAGTGCGCTTTGTACGCTATCAGTCTCTTTGGTAATCCGGACAAATGAGGCGCTGATGATCGAAAATATCAAACCGATACCGGCAATCAGCATCGGTAATAAAACAGGTGCAATACCGCCAAAGTTATCATGCGATACAATCTCACGTCCCAAAACCATGGTTGCCAACATGGTAGCCACGTATGATCCGAATAAATCGGCACCCATACCGGCTACGTCGCCCACGTTATCACCTACGTTATCGGCAATGGTAGCGGGGTTACGCACGTCATCTTCGGGGATACCGGCTTCAACCTTGCCCACAAGGTCGGCGCCAACATCGGCAGCTTTGGTGTAGATCCCGCCACCAACACGGGCAAACAAGGCGATAGACTCAGCCCCTAAAGAGAAGCCTGCCAGAACCTCGAGGGCTTTCTGCATTTCTTCGCCGTTTACATTGCCATGTACGTTTTTAACATAAATGGTGTAAAACACAATGAATAACGAACCAATACCTAAAACAGCTAAACCGGCAACGCCAAGGCCCATCACGGTGCCGCCGGTAAAAGATACTTTAAGTGCTTTGGCCAGGCTGGTTTTGGCAGCCTGTGTGGTGCGTACGTTGGCCTTAGTGGCAATACGCATACCGAGGAAACCGGCGAAAGCCGATAAAAATGCCCCGATAATAAATGAAACGGCAATAACCGGGCTCGAGGTGGCAACAGTGGTGCCCGACCAAGCCAACAAAATAACGGCAATAACGGCGAAGTAACTCATTACCTTCCATTCTGCACGTAAAAATGCCATAGCGCCATCGGCAATGTAACCGGCAAGGGTTTGCATGCCCTCATCACCGGCATCCTGTTTGGTTACCCAGGCAGACTTGCCGATCATGACGGCAATACTGATGAGCCCGAAAACAGGGATCAGATAAATTAAGTAAGTGTTCAAAAAATCCATAAAGTCAGGTATATAATTGGTATAAAACGAATGTTCGTAAAATTTTTGGGACTTGCAAGTATTTGACACTGAATTTGTAGTGCCTGTATGGGCATGTTAAATTTTTTAAATAGCTTAGGGCTCCAATTCACAAACTATTGATGGAACATACCCCCGAAAAGAAAGAAATGAAACACGAGCTGGGCTTGCTCGATGGCACTATGCTGGTAGCAGGCTCCATGATTGGCTCAGGTATTTTTATTGTAAGTGCCGACATTATCAGGCACGTAGGCTCGGCCGGCTGGTTAATAGCTATCTGGCTGCTCACCGGTTTTATGACACTTACTGCTGCCGTAAGTTATGGCGAACTGAGCGCCATGTTCCCCAAAGCAGGCGGGCAATATGTGTACCTGAAAGAAGCTTACAATAAACTCATTGCTTTTTTATACGGCTGGAGCTTTTTTGCCGTAATACAAACTGGCACTATTGCCGCAGTAGGGGTGGCTTTTTCGAAATTTACGGCCTACCTGATCCCTGCGGTTAGTGAGGATAATATTCTGTTTCAGGCAGGTAACTTTCATATTAGTGCAGCGCAGATTGTATCTATCGTGTTGATTATCCTGCTTACCTATATCAATACAAGAGGTGTTAAAACGGGCAAGATCATCCAAACAACATTCACTCTAACCAAGCTGGCGAGTTTATTCGGCTTAATCATTTTCGGCTTTATTATGTTTAAAGGCGATGTATGGCATGCCAACTGGACTAACGCATGGGATATCCACTCGCTAAGCACAACGGGCACAGTTGCCGGTTTAGGTATTACGGCGGCGCTGGGGGCTATTGCAGCATCAATGGTGGGTTCTATTTTCAGTAGTGATGCCTGGAACAGCGTAACCTTTATTGCCGGCGAAATGAAAAACCCGCAACGCAACGTAGGTTTAAGCTTATTTTTAGGTACTCTGATTGTAACGTTGATCTACGTTTCGGCCAACGTAATGTATACCGCCGTATTACCACTACATGATATTGCCAATGCCGAGAAAGACCGTGTTGCCGTTGCAGCCTCGCATGTAATATTCGGTAATGTGGGTACAGTGGTTATTGCATTGATGATTATGGTATCCACCTTCGGCTGTAATAACGGGTTGATCCTCGCCGGTGCACGTGTATACTATACGATGGCTAAAGATGGCCTGTTTTTTAAACGGACAGGTACGCTGAACGAGAACGCAGTACCAGAATTTGGTCTGTGGATTCAGTGTTTAGTGGCCTCGTTACTTTGCCTCAGCGGCAGGTATGGCGATCTGCTGGATATGATCTCATTTGTAGTGGTAATTTTCTATGTGCTGACAATTCTCGGTATCTATATCCTCCGCATAAAACGTCCCGATGCGCCACGGCCATATAAAGCATTTGGCTATCCGATTTTGCCTGCCATTTATGTGATAATGGGTTTAACGTTTTGTGTGTTATTGATCATCTACAAACCTGAGTTTACCTGGCCTGGTTTTATTATTGTATTGATTGGTATCCCGATTTATTATATTTCGCAAAGGAATGTAAAGGAAGAGGTTTATGAAAGCCCGGTTTAGATTGGAGTGATTCTCCCACCGCGTCATTGCGAGGTACGAAGCAATCTCAGACCGATTAGCACAGACCTGAATGTTGCACAATCCGTTTTCCATTAGGGAGGGTAGAGTGAGTAATATGATCGTCAGTGGATGTTCTTTTTCTTTTCTCTCAAAAGAAAAAGAACTAAAAAGAAAAGTCGTGGCTGCTCGATTTTCTTTTGAAGGTAGTGCTAAGGCCAGTGTTGTGCTATCCGAAAATCAAGAGGCCACATTGTTTAAGTTATTAATGGTTCTTCGGTGTAGTTTGGAAATTTGTTATGAATAGAAGAGGTAGAAGAAAATATATTATTTTTAGTTTAAATAACACACCCCAATCAACGTTTACTGTTAATTGCAGTGACAATACTTTCCCCTCTCGAGAGGGGAATTGCAGGGCAGAGGTACTATCACTGCCATTAATTAAGGGGTGTGTCCTCGCAACCTTGCTTTTATTGTTAGTTGGTTTTTCACAGGCTCAAACCCTCAACCAAAAACTCCAAACAGCAGTAAGTCATCTTCAGCAGGATGCACAAAGCACTTATGCCTCTATATCGCTAACCGTACTTGATGCCAAAACAGGGGAAGTAGTTTTCTCTGCCAATCCAAATATGGGATTAGCCCCAGCGTCAACCCTTAAAACGGTTACCACCATTACAGCCATGAATTTGCTGGGGGCAGATTACCGGTTTAAAACCACGCTGGCAGGTAGTACAGGTGGATCACTAAGCGCCGATGGTACTTGGAATGGCAATATCATCATCAATGGTGGCGATGATCCAACATTAGGATCTTTCCGTTGGGAAGAAACGAAGGAGAGTTTTGTATTGCATCAGTTTGTGGAAGGATTAAAGAAGGCTGGTATTAGAAAGATCAACGGCTCTATCATAGCCACCGGCGTAAACCACCCGCCGCAGGGCTGGATCTGGCAGGATATGGGTAATTACTACGGCGCTTTCCCCAATAATTTATGCTGGCGCGAAAACTCTTATGATATTTTATTGAGAACAACCCAGGTTGATAAGCCTGTTGCTATGGCAGGCACAATCCCATCCATGCCTTATCTGCAGTTTATTAATGAACTGATTACCGGCTCGACCGGTACCGGCGACAATGCTTATGCTACTTTACCGGTTAACAGTAACAAGGTTTTTCTGCAAGGTACTTATGCGATTGACCAGGTTAAAGGGAAAATTGCCGCAGCCCTGCCTGATCCTGCTTATGAAGCTGCCCGCCGCCTAAAGGATACTTTAGAAAGTGCAGGTATCACTGTAAGCGGTAATGCAGCCTCTGAAACTATGCTGAATACAGCTAAGAGCAAAGTTGATATTGCCCTGGGTAAAATCTTCGCAACGCACTACTCGCCGCCATTAAAAAAAGTGATTTACTGGCTTAATCAAAAAAGCATTAACCTCTACGCCGAGCAAATTCTGCTGGCTATGGCCGATTCATTGAAGACTACCGACTATCCATCTGTAACCCGCAACTATTGGAAGGCACATGGCATTGATGTTAATTCGCTGAATATTGTCGATGGCAGCGGCCTGTCGCCCGGCAACCGCGTTACCACTATGACGATGGCCAAGATTCTGCAAACCGCGAAAAAGGAAACTTGGTTCCCCGATTTTTATGAGAGCCTGCCTGTGTATAACAACATGCACATGAAGAGTGGTACCATTAACAATACGTTGGCCTATGCAGGTTATCAAACTTATAATGGGCGAGAATTATGCTTTTCCATCATCGTAAATAACTACAATGGTTCTACTTCGGGCATTAAGCGAAAGATGTTTAGTGTTTTGGATGAACTGAAAACCCCCTCGCCCCCTTTAGGGGGAATAGGAGAGAGGTAAGAATCGAGAGACAAGAATCAAGACTTCTTTTCCATTATTGAACTGTTACCGTCATTGCGAGGTACGAAGCAATCCCCGACTTGAAGAACAGCTCTGTAAAGTTCGCGATTGCTTCGTACCTCGCAATGACGTGCAGGGTGTAGCTGTCTTGATTCTTGTCTCTCGATTCTTGATTCTCTTCTGCTCCCCCTTTAGGGGGCTGGGGGGCTTTTGCTACACCCTCTGCACATTAAATTATACAGCGTTTTCTTACTTATCTAAGTAATCTCCAAAATTTTAAACTTATAGTTATTTAAAATCGCGCTATGGTTAACTGTAGGGTTTGGTATGCTATTGGCTTATAGCTAAATACAAAAACAACATTTATATGAGTCAGCCTTTACGTTTAACTTACAGAAATTCGGATGTGGTATTTTACATCCTCAATAAGAAGCCATCTTTCAATAACCAGAAAATAGATATTATGCTGGAAGGTGAAACCTATCAATTACAAAAAATGGCAGGCAAATGGGGCGTTGATAATGCCGATGAACCTAAGCAGGGTTTAATAAGCGCCATTGGTAATATGATCTCTTTGCGGTACCGGATCTAAGACCGACCGCTTTCTTCGCTACGTTATTATGCTGTGAAAACCTGTTTCACAGAAAATACTTTGTAGCATTACACCTAAAAGGTGTGCACGTCTCTTGTATTTCTGCAAAAAAAGCTACATTCAGCTATTGTGAAATGTATCATAAAGCTTTAATTAATAATGCAGATATGAGGTTCGGGCAATTCAAATATTTTTTATTGGTTATTACGCTGATCAGTTGTTTTTCGTTAACAAGCTGTAGTCAGAATCAGCCACCAAAAAAAGTGGCTAAAAAAGACTCTTTGTCTAAAGAGTGGGATAAAACCATTCCCGGAAACTTCAGCGAGCAGGTGAATTCTGTTTTCGACAGCGCCCAGATCGATAACTTTATTAAGCTTTACCCAGATCTTAAAAGCTATACCGGTGATGTAACCGAGTTCTACAAAAAGCGAAAATACGCCTATGCCTGGTTTGATAAAGGTAAGCTGATTGAACAGGCATCGAACCTGGCTAACCGCGTGGGTAACTTAAAACGAAACGGGGTTTATAAAGAATTGCCTTATCAGCCTAAACTCGATTCGCTGTTAAACAGCATCGGTACAAAGAAAAACCAGACAGATATTAAACTGGAGCTGATGCTTACCTACCAGTACTTTGCCTTTTCGCAACTGGTGTGGCAGGGTATGGATGAGTCGGCCAGTAAGTCGGCCAAATGGTATTTGCCACGTAAAAAAGTGGCGTACGATCAATACCTCGACAGCCTTCTAAGCGCACCAGCCGGTCAGGCTAAAATTGATGAGCCGGTTTACCGTCAGTACGAATTGCTGAGGAGTTACCTTCGTAAATACCGTGCGCTGCAAACAAAGGAAACCTGGGCACCTATTGTTCCGGCTAAAATTTATAAGGTTGGCGATTCGTCAACAGTTATATCGGGTATAAAAAGGCGATTGTTTTTGCTGGAATATTTTAAGGGAGATACCACAAACCAGACATTTAACACTGAACTACAGGATGCAGTAAAAAGCTTCCAGTCAACACGCGGGCTTACAGTTACTGGGTTGTTAAATAAACCCACTATTGCTGAGCTTAATGTACCGTTAAGCAACCGCATTACCACCATACTGGTAAACATGGAGCGTAGCCGCTGGCTGCCGGTAAGCATGGATTCGTACTACCTTGCGGTTAACATCCCCGAGTTTAAATTGCACGTTTACAATGCCGACAGCCTGTTATGGAGCTGCAATGTAGTGGTAGGCCAAACAGTGCATCAAACAACTGTGTTTTATGGTGAAGTTAAATACGTGGTATTTAGCCCTTACTGGAACGTGCCGCCCGGTATATTAAAGAATGAGATTATTCCCGGTATGAAACGTAATAAGAATTATCTGGCGCAGCATAATATGGAGCTAACCGGCTACGAAGGCGGCCTGCCTGTTGTACGGCAAAAGCCCGGCCCGGCAAATTCATTGGGGCTGGTTAAGTTTCTGTTCCCTAATAGTTACAATATCTACCTACACGATACACCTTCTAAATCATTATTTGGTGAAACCACACGGGCATTTAGTCATGGCTGTATCCGGGTAGGGGAGCCTACCAAACTGGCTAATTTCCTGCTACAGGATTATAAGCAGTGGACCCCCGATAAAATAAACAAAGCCATGCACCAGGGCCGCGAGCAGTATGTAACGCTCACTAAAAAAGTGCCTGTTTATATTGCCTACCTAACCTCGTTTGTTGACCGGGATGGGAAGATAAATTTCCGCAAGGATATTTATAACCTGGATGATCGTTTGGCATCCATGATTGTATCTGGAAAGGGGAAATATTAAGCTTTAAATAATTTTTGCTTTTGTATTTTCTTTTGTAGTAACTTAGTATTCAGACCAATAAACTAAATTATCGCAATGGAATCTCAACCTCAAGAATTATTGAAGGGCTTTATCCGTTTAGGCGGTTCGCCCGAAGAAGTAGCCAACAAATTAGGACCACTTGCCGACCTGGAAGGTACCTGGAAAGGTAACTCGGGATGGAACCTCATCGCTGTGCCATCACGCCGGGATGGCGATCCGTCATTTACGCTATTGATGCAGCAGTATGATGAAACTATAATATTTACACCTATAACTGCCCCGGTGCCTAATCGTGGCGGTGCCGTGCAGCAATTTGTTACCGGGTTAATGTATGAGCTTACCATAACCGATATGAAAT
Coding sequences within:
- a CDS encoding L,D-transpeptidase family protein, with amino-acid sequence MYHKALINNADMRFGQFKYFLLVITLISCFSLTSCSQNQPPKKVAKKDSLSKEWDKTIPGNFSEQVNSVFDSAQIDNFIKLYPDLKSYTGDVTEFYKKRKYAYAWFDKGKLIEQASNLANRVGNLKRNGVYKELPYQPKLDSLLNSIGTKKNQTDIKLELMLTYQYFAFSQLVWQGMDESASKSAKWYLPRKKVAYDQYLDSLLSAPAGQAKIDEPVYRQYELLRSYLRKYRALQTKETWAPIVPAKIYKVGDSSTVISGIKRRLFLLEYFKGDTTNQTFNTELQDAVKSFQSTRGLTVTGLLNKPTIAELNVPLSNRITTILVNMERSRWLPVSMDSYYLAVNIPEFKLHVYNADSLLWSCNVVVGQTVHQTTVFYGEVKYVVFSPYWNVPPGILKNEIIPGMKRNKNYLAQHNMELTGYEGGLPVVRQKPGPANSLGLVKFLFPNSYNIYLHDTPSKSLFGETTRAFSHGCIRVGEPTKLANFLLQDYKQWTPDKINKAMHQGREQYVTLTKKVPVYIAYLTSFVDRDGKINFRKDIYNLDDRLASMIVSGKGKY
- the dacB gene encoding D-alanyl-D-alanine carboxypeptidase/D-alanyl-D-alanine-endopeptidase, translated to MLLLLVGFSQAQTLNQKLQTAVSHLQQDAQSTYASISLTVLDAKTGEVVFSANPNMGLAPASTLKTVTTITAMNLLGADYRFKTTLAGSTGGSLSADGTWNGNIIINGGDDPTLGSFRWEETKESFVLHQFVEGLKKAGIRKINGSIIATGVNHPPQGWIWQDMGNYYGAFPNNLCWRENSYDILLRTTQVDKPVAMAGTIPSMPYLQFINELITGSTGTGDNAYATLPVNSNKVFLQGTYAIDQVKGKIAAALPDPAYEAARRLKDTLESAGITVSGNAASETMLNTAKSKVDIALGKIFATHYSPPLKKVIYWLNQKSINLYAEQILLAMADSLKTTDYPSVTRNYWKAHGIDVNSLNIVDGSGLSPGNRVTTMTMAKILQTAKKETWFPDFYESLPVYNNMHMKSGTINNTLAYAGYQTYNGRELCFSIIVNNYNGSTSGIKRKMFSVLDELKTPSPPLGGIGER
- a CDS encoding sodium-translocating pyrophosphatase, which codes for MDFLNTYLIYLIPVFGLISIAVMIGKSAWVTKQDAGDEGMQTLAGYIADGAMAFLRAEWKVMSYFAVIAVILLAWSGTTVATSSPVIAVSFIIGAFLSAFAGFLGMRIATKANVRTTQAAKTSLAKALKVSFTGGTVMGLGVAGLAVLGIGSLFIVFYTIYVKNVHGNVNGEEMQKALEVLAGFSLGAESIALFARVGGGIYTKAADVGADLVGKVEAGIPEDDVRNPATIADNVGDNVGDVAGMGADLFGSYVATMLATMVLGREIVSHDNFGGIAPVLLPMLIAGIGLIFSIISASFVRITKETDSVQSALNIGNWMAIVLTAIATFFAVRWLLPEGNLYLTRDLDISGNIKAGSLVFTKTGVFLSIVVGLIVGTLMSIITEYYTAMGKRPVMTIIRQSSTGHATNIIAGLAVGMESTVLPILVLASGIYGSYHFAGLYGVAIAAAGMMATTAMQLAIDAFGPIADNAGGIAEMNQLPEEVRHRTDNLDAVGNTTAATGKGFAIASAALTSLALFAAFVGVAGIDHIDIYKADVLAGLFVGGMIPFIFSALCIAAVGRAAMSMVEEVRRQFREIPGIMEYKAKPEYEKCVAISTQASIREMIAPGAIALITPIIIGFAFGPEVLGGLLAGVTVSGVLMGMFQSNAGGAWDNAKKSFEKGVEINGEIYYKKSEPHKASVTGDTVGDPFKDTSGPSMNILIKLMSIVSLVIAPHLHKEVNTNKHIQKEIKIQSMIVHVGKAEKKA
- a CDS encoding APC family permease, yielding MEHTPEKKEMKHELGLLDGTMLVAGSMIGSGIFIVSADIIRHVGSAGWLIAIWLLTGFMTLTAAVSYGELSAMFPKAGGQYVYLKEAYNKLIAFLYGWSFFAVIQTGTIAAVGVAFSKFTAYLIPAVSEDNILFQAGNFHISAAQIVSIVLIILLTYINTRGVKTGKIIQTTFTLTKLASLFGLIIFGFIMFKGDVWHANWTNAWDIHSLSTTGTVAGLGITAALGAIAASMVGSIFSSDAWNSVTFIAGEMKNPQRNVGLSLFLGTLIVTLIYVSANVMYTAVLPLHDIANAEKDRVAVAASHVIFGNVGTVVIALMIMVSTFGCNNGLILAGARVYYTMAKDGLFFKRTGTLNENAVPEFGLWIQCLVASLLCLSGRYGDLLDMISFVVVIFYVLTILGIYILRIKRPDAPRPYKAFGYPILPAIYVIMGLTFCVLLIIYKPEFTWPGFIIVLIGIPIYYISQRNVKEEVYESPV